In Primulina huaijiensis isolate GDHJ02 unplaced genomic scaffold, ASM1229523v2 scaffold43333, whole genome shotgun sequence, the following proteins share a genomic window:
- the LOC140970054 gene encoding uncharacterized protein, which produces MLNYKQKKNQPVKGKRFLISVTVLGSAGPIRFVVNEEDLVAAVIETALKSYAREGRIPVLGSNLNHFMLYCPISGTEVYSALLINGCFYTNVPAKMRTNIYLDSLFSIALSPWDNIGAVGVRNFMLCKKPLTENAIDGEKSPTVSRKAAGSWKTWFHKSLSLKISSH; this is translated from the exons ATGTTGAATTATAAGCAGAAGAAGAATCAGCCCGTCAAGGGCAAACGGTTCTTGATTAGCGTTACTGTGCTTGGAAGCGCCGGCCCCATTCGCTTTGTTGTTAATGAGGAGGATCTTGTCGCTGCCGTCATTGAAACTGCTCTCAAATCCTATGCGCGTGAGGGCAGGATCCCTGTCCTTGGCTCCAACCTCAATCATTTTATGCTGTATTGCCCAATTTCTGGCACTGAAG TATATTCTGCTTTGTTGATCAATGGATGCTTTTACACCAATGTCCCTGCCAAG ATGAGGACGAATATTTATTTAGATTCACTTTTTTCTATAGCTCTGAGTCCGTGGGATAATATCGGGGCAGTTGGTGTTCGCAACTTTATGCTGTGCAAGAAGCCATTAACTGAGAATGCCATTGATGGTGAGAAGTCACCGACAGTGTCTCGTAAGGCAGCTGGAAGTTGGAAGACCTGGTTCCATAAATCTCTATCCCTCAAGATATCTTCTCATTGA
- the LOC140970055 gene encoding uncharacterized protein, with protein sequence MASFPQNFGFVSAGRASIDDPLSPYFLHHSDNPAISLVSQPLTGDNNASWSRAMIIAMTVKNKLGFLDGSIAKPADTDSNFSSWIRNNNIVIAWILNSVSKDISASILFAESAAEIWNDLRERFQQSNGPRIFQLRRELINLRQDQQSVAVYFTKLKSLWDELSNFRPSCTCGQCTCGGVKELAVFSHHEYVLTFLLGLNESFTQIRGQLLLLDPLPPINKEFSLVLQEERQQLTMKYAWLSLWHIDFSPLQNPESFTSRSK encoded by the coding sequence ATGGCTTCATTTCCTCAAAATTTCGGTTTTGTTTCAGCTGGGCGAGCCTCCATTGATGATCCGCTAAGCCCATATTTCTTGCATCATTCAGATAATCCGGCGATCTCGCTTGTTTCTCAACCTCTCACAGGAGATAATAATGCCTCCTGGAGTCGAGCTATGATCATTGCCATGACCGTCAAAAACAAATTGGGATTTTTGGATGGTTCGATTGCAAAACCAGCGGATACTGATTCGAATTTTTCATCATGGATCAGGAACAACAATATCGTTATTGCATGGATTTTAAATTCAGTTTCAAAGGACATCTCTGCAAGCATTTTGTTTGCTGAATCAGCAGCAGAAATTTGGAATGATCTGCGCGAGAGATTCCAACAATCGAATGGACCACGCATTTTTCAATTGCGTCGGGAACTGATAAATCTTCGTCAAGATCAACAATCAGTGGCTGTGTATTTCACCAAACTTAAATCCCTTTGGGATGAGCTATCAAATTTTCGCCCTAGCTGTACTTGTGGCCAGTGCACATGCGGAGGCGTCAAGGAGCTTGCTGTCTTTTCTCATCATGAATATGTCCTGACGTTTCTTTTGGGGTTGAACGAATCATTTACACAGATTCGTGGACAGTTATTGCTCTTGGATCCTTTACCTCCTATCAACAAGGAGTTCTCGTTAGTTTTGCAAGAGGAACGCCAACAGTTAACAATGAAGTATGCATGGCTCAGTCTTTGGCATATCGATTTCAGCCCTTTGCAAAACCCAGAATCATTCACTTCAAGAAGTAAATGA